One stretch of Nicotiana tabacum cultivar K326 chromosome 18, ASM71507v2, whole genome shotgun sequence DNA includes these proteins:
- the LOC107772553 gene encoding defensin J1-2 has translation MAGFPKVLAIVFLMLMLVFANEMGPMVAEARTCESQSHRFKGLCISKSNCASVCHTEGFNGGHCRGFRRRCFCTRHC, from the exons atggCTGGCTTTCCCAAAGTGCTTGCAATTGTTTTCCTTATGCTGATGCTGGTTTTTGCTAATG AGATGGGACCAATGGTGGCTGAGGCGAGGACCTGCGAGTCGCAGAGTCACCGATTCAAGGGGCTGTGCATTAGTAAGAGCAACTGTGCGTCAGTTTGCCATACTGAGGGCTTTAACGGTGGCCATTGCCGTGGATTCCGTCGCCGTTGCTTCTGCACCAGACATTGTTAA
- the LOC107772554 gene encoding uncharacterized protein LOC107772554 isoform X2, with product MAEDERKEEVGTTIVEATDKEDEMKPWEQHSAVISIPRFDYKASSSLLRHSHSAFLITCPIKREKSATKEAIAILEKYIVSNPDAKRRKICMEDANEECNGSEGAANEHVNSESDTSIKKSDILSLVKLTRSGLLLFTFPFGKSPAVVDIVSQIFQSLESGILKSPLWCNRILPIQGTCSLEEKELKKIVTQLVDQFIINRPKETGNTVKFAVGYNRRGIEETEMKNLRKTSSDPDVFALLDRNKCFSVVAAAVKEVVPDSTVDLKDPELSVLVEVLARSG from the exons ATGGCCGAAGATGAACGCAAGGAGGAAGTGGGAACCACAATCGTAGAAGCAACAGACAAAGAAGATGAGATGAAGCCGTGGGAGCAGCACTCAGCAGTGATAAGCATCCCTCGTTTCGATTACAAGGCTTCTTCTTCCCTCCTCCGCCATTCCCATTCTGCCTTTCTCATCACTTGCCCCATCA AGAGGGAGAAAAGTGCAACAAAAGAAGCTATAGCTATCCTTGAAAAG TATATTGTTTCAAATCCTGATGCTAAGAGAAGGAAAATATGCATGGAAGATGCTAATGAAGAATGCAATGGATCAGAAGGTGCAGCTAATGAGCATGTGAATTCCG AATCCGACACTTCTATAAAGAAAAGTGATATTCTCTCACTTGTTAAGTTAACAAGAAGTGGATTGCTTCTCTTTACATTTCCATTCGGCAAGTCCCCAGCAGTTGTTGACATCGTTTCACAGATTTTTCAATCCCTTGAATCTGGAATATTGAAGTCTCCTCT TTGGTGCAATCGGATATTACCAATTCAAGGTACATGCTCTTTAGAGGAGAAGGAACTTAAGAAGATTGTGACACAGCTTGTTGATCAGTTTATCATCAATAGGCCGAAGGAGACTGGAAATACTGTTAAG TTTGCAGTTGGCTATAACAGGAGAGGGATTGAGGAGACCGAGATGAAGAATCTTAGAAAAACTTCTAGCGATCCTGATGTATTTGCTTTGTTGGACCGCAACAAATGCTTTAGCGTCGTGGCAGCAGCAGTAAAAGAAGTTGTCCCAGATTCGACGGTGGATTTGAAAGATCCAGAG CTTTCTGTGCTTGTTGAG GTGTTGGCTAGATCTGGTTGa
- the LOC107772554 gene encoding uncharacterized protein LOC107772554 isoform X1 yields the protein MAEDERKEEVGTTIVEATDKEDEMKPWEQHSAVISIPRFDYKASSSLLRHSHSAFLITCPIKREKSATKEAIAILEKYIVSNPDAKRRKICMEDANEECNGSEGAANEHVNSESDTSIKKSDILSLVKLTRSGLLLFTFPFGKSPAVVDIVSQIFQSLESGILKSPLWCNRILPIQGTCSLEEKELKKIVTQLVDQFIINRPKETGNTVKFAVGYNRRGIEETEMKNLRKTSSDPDVFALLDRNKCFSVVAAAVKEVVPDSTVDLKDPELSVLVEVLPLSRVPDKTAIVGVSVLPRTLVSTKPRLCIKALVSDTKEMKGKKR from the exons ATGGCCGAAGATGAACGCAAGGAGGAAGTGGGAACCACAATCGTAGAAGCAACAGACAAAGAAGATGAGATGAAGCCGTGGGAGCAGCACTCAGCAGTGATAAGCATCCCTCGTTTCGATTACAAGGCTTCTTCTTCCCTCCTCCGCCATTCCCATTCTGCCTTTCTCATCACTTGCCCCATCA AGAGGGAGAAAAGTGCAACAAAAGAAGCTATAGCTATCCTTGAAAAG TATATTGTTTCAAATCCTGATGCTAAGAGAAGGAAAATATGCATGGAAGATGCTAATGAAGAATGCAATGGATCAGAAGGTGCAGCTAATGAGCATGTGAATTCCG AATCCGACACTTCTATAAAGAAAAGTGATATTCTCTCACTTGTTAAGTTAACAAGAAGTGGATTGCTTCTCTTTACATTTCCATTCGGCAAGTCCCCAGCAGTTGTTGACATCGTTTCACAGATTTTTCAATCCCTTGAATCTGGAATATTGAAGTCTCCTCT TTGGTGCAATCGGATATTACCAATTCAAGGTACATGCTCTTTAGAGGAGAAGGAACTTAAGAAGATTGTGACACAGCTTGTTGATCAGTTTATCATCAATAGGCCGAAGGAGACTGGAAATACTGTTAAG TTTGCAGTTGGCTATAACAGGAGAGGGATTGAGGAGACCGAGATGAAGAATCTTAGAAAAACTTCTAGCGATCCTGATGTATTTGCTTTGTTGGACCGCAACAAATGCTTTAGCGTCGTGGCAGCAGCAGTAAAAGAAGTTGTCCCAGATTCGACGGTGGATTTGAAAGATCCAGAG CTTTCTGTGCTTGTTGAGGTACTTCCACTTTCTAGAGTACCTGATAAAACAGCCATAGTTGGTGTGTCGGTTCTTCCACGAACACTTGTTAGTACAAAGCCTCGGCTCTGCATCAAGGCCTTAGTCTCAGATACAAAAGAgatgaaagggaagaaaagatAA